One window of Mucilaginibacter inviolabilis genomic DNA carries:
- a CDS encoding MFS transporter: MATVALGSSAGKWIMVSSIMASAMAFIDSTALNVVLPSLQKSLNASGTDLFWILNAYLLMLAALIMIGGALGDKLGRKKIFMAGIFIFIAGSATCGFAPDVKLLIAFRMLQGIGGSLMIPGSLSLISSSINEKERGKAIGTWSAFTTVVTLGGPILGGAFGDAGLWRYIFFINVPIGVAALLILWFKVKESRSEDTDHAIDFPGAISIALGLASLTFGFLRAPAMGFGNWQVYTSLTLGAVLLAAFIFIESKSKHPMMPLTLFKNMTFSGVNLLTFFLYAGLSAAMLFLSLNLVQAQGYSQLQSGLTFLPFTILMIGMARFAGGIADKHGPRLLLICGPATAGIGLFILSFVGQTHGPADYWTTFFPGIIIFGTGMSFTVAPLTAAVMGSVSDHFSGTASGVNNALSRIANVFANAILGALAVLLFTGALQQDIQHIPLNEKQKQTVMAQATNLGDAKVPAGFHTHDQQAIKKLYRSGFISVYSRVMQLSALLAFLGALMSFLFIRNNTIKKNTSPGQS; this comes from the coding sequence ATGGCAACAGTAGCACTAGGCAGTTCTGCCGGTAAATGGATCATGGTTTCCTCCATCATGGCTTCGGCTATGGCCTTTATTGATAGCACTGCACTAAATGTAGTGTTACCCTCACTGCAAAAAAGTTTAAATGCCAGCGGTACCGATCTTTTTTGGATACTGAATGCTTATCTTTTGATGCTGGCCGCGCTAATCATGATTGGCGGTGCACTTGGCGATAAACTGGGCCGGAAAAAGATTTTCATGGCCGGGATCTTTATTTTTATTGCAGGCTCGGCAACCTGCGGCTTTGCTCCCGATGTAAAACTGCTTATCGCATTCCGCATGCTGCAGGGTATTGGCGGCTCACTGATGATACCTGGGAGCTTATCCCTGATCTCCTCTTCCATTAATGAAAAAGAGCGGGGTAAAGCCATCGGTACTTGGTCGGCCTTTACTACAGTGGTTACCTTAGGCGGCCCTATTTTGGGAGGGGCTTTTGGCGATGCCGGTTTGTGGCGCTATATATTTTTCATTAATGTACCGATAGGTGTTGCAGCTCTTTTGATCCTGTGGTTTAAAGTAAAGGAAAGCCGGAGTGAAGATACCGATCATGCCATTGATTTCCCGGGGGCTATCTCCATAGCACTTGGTCTGGCTTCACTTACCTTTGGCTTTTTGAGGGCACCGGCAATGGGTTTTGGGAATTGGCAGGTTTATACTTCATTAACCTTGGGTGCGGTACTGTTGGCTGCTTTTATCTTTATCGAAAGTAAAAGCAAGCATCCTATGATGCCCTTAACATTATTTAAAAATATGACTTTTAGCGGGGTTAACCTGCTTACTTTTTTCCTGTATGCAGGGCTTAGCGCTGCTATGTTGTTTCTTTCGCTCAACCTGGTACAGGCACAGGGCTACAGCCAACTGCAATCGGGCCTTACTTTTCTGCCTTTTACTATATTGATGATTGGGATGGCCCGTTTTGCGGGGGGAATTGCAGACAAACACGGCCCCAGATTATTACTGATATGCGGCCCGGCAACTGCCGGTATTGGCTTGTTCATTCTATCTTTTGTTGGACAAACCCATGGCCCCGCAGATTATTGGACCACCTTTTTCCCGGGCATTATTATTTTCGGCACCGGCATGTCATTCACGGTGGCGCCACTTACGGCTGCTGTTATGGGTTCGGTAAGTGATCATTTTTCGGGAACCGCTTCTGGGGTGAACAATGCGCTTTCGCGTATTGCCAATGTTTTCGCCAATGCTATTTTAGGAGCTTTGGCCGTTCTGCTTTTTACCGGGGCCTTGCAGCAGGACATTCAGCACATCCCCTTAAATGAAAAACAAAAACAAACGGTGATGGCACAAGCCACCAACCTGGGCGATGCCAAAGTACCGGCTGGCTTCCATACTCATGACCAGCAGGCTATCAAAAAGCTGTATCGTTCAGGTTTTATTAGTGTTTATTCCCGTGTGATGCAGCTATCCGCTTTGCTTGCTTTTTTAGGTGCTTTGATGTCATTCCTGTTTATTCGCAATAATACCATTAAAAAGAACACCTCACCAGGTCAATCATAA
- a CDS encoding glycoside hydrolase family 127 protein, which produces MIKKRKAACVLSLFTIAFSHPAISQQKDYPIQPVAFTSVHVNDHFWRPKMDVNANVTIPYVLAQCKANGRMDNFLRAAKKLDGDKVTEYPFDDTDVYKAIEGASYSMQNKANPQLDKYIDSLISIIGDAQEPDGYLYTFRSINAKHPNKWIGTKRWEQEQVLSHELYNCGHLYEAAVAHYLATGKRSLLNIAIKNADLLVKVFGPGKLEEYPGHQIVEIGLSKMYRVTGNKQYLDLAKFFLDVRGPKGEVYNQANKKVVDQHEAEGHAVRAAYMYTGMADIAALTGDTKYLTAIDDIWGDVVNKKLYLTGGIGANADGEAFGDAYQLPNMSAYAETCAAIGNVYWNSRMFLLHGDSKYIDVLERTLYNGLLSGVSLSGDRFFYPNPLASMSQHERSAWISCACCISNMTRFLPSLPGYVYAKNKNNLYINLFMGNSSSIKLTSGNVNIIQTTDYPWKGKVDITVNPEKAFEFTLRVRIPGWAKQQPVPGNLYTFMDKKVLPVMLSINGKPQSFVTEKGYAVLKRTWKKGDQVSLLLPMKTEKVLANPLIKDDRNRFAFERGPVVYCLEGPDNKDSLVQNIMVDTNAIANANYHADLLNGVDVISAAGKSTKRQTNSDQLLETNQQVKAIPYYAWANRGPSEMTVWIPYEASAARPKPAPTIASTSKVTSSLKNTKMYAAIQDQYEPADSKDASYPYLHWWPAKNTSEYVQYNFDTAHTVSESKVYWFDDGPWGGCRIPASYKILYLKDGQWVPVKNTIPYTISKDAFNTITFEPVNTIALRMEIQLPVDNSSGIHEWVVK; this is translated from the coding sequence ATGATCAAGAAAAGGAAAGCGGCCTGCGTGTTATCATTATTCACTATAGCATTTTCACACCCGGCTATTTCACAACAAAAGGATTATCCTATACAACCCGTGGCCTTCACCAGTGTGCACGTGAATGATCATTTCTGGCGGCCCAAAATGGATGTGAATGCTAATGTAACTATACCCTATGTTTTGGCACAATGCAAGGCAAACGGACGTATGGATAACTTTTTAAGAGCCGCCAAAAAGCTCGACGGCGATAAGGTAACCGAATATCCATTTGATGATACCGATGTGTATAAAGCTATTGAAGGAGCTTCATACTCCATGCAAAATAAAGCTAACCCTCAACTGGATAAATATATTGATAGCCTGATCAGCATCATTGGCGACGCGCAGGAACCTGATGGCTACCTGTACACCTTCCGCAGCATCAATGCCAAACATCCCAATAAATGGATAGGCACCAAACGTTGGGAACAAGAGCAGGTGCTGAGCCATGAACTGTATAATTGCGGGCACTTGTACGAGGCTGCTGTTGCCCATTACCTGGCTACCGGGAAACGCAGTCTGCTTAACATCGCCATAAAAAATGCCGATCTGCTGGTTAAAGTTTTCGGCCCGGGTAAACTGGAAGAGTATCCAGGTCACCAGATAGTAGAAATTGGTCTATCAAAAATGTACCGGGTTACCGGCAACAAGCAATATCTCGATCTGGCTAAATTTTTCCTGGATGTGCGCGGCCCTAAAGGCGAGGTATACAACCAGGCCAATAAAAAAGTAGTCGATCAGCACGAAGCCGAAGGGCATGCCGTAAGAGCAGCCTACATGTATACCGGCATGGCAGATATTGCTGCCCTAACCGGCGATACTAAATATTTAACCGCTATTGATGATATATGGGGAGATGTGGTTAACAAAAAATTATACCTCACAGGTGGCATAGGAGCCAACGCTGACGGAGAAGCTTTTGGCGATGCTTACCAACTCCCGAATATGTCGGCCTATGCCGAAACCTGTGCGGCCATTGGCAATGTATACTGGAACAGCAGGATGTTTTTGCTGCATGGCGATTCGAAATATATCGACGTATTGGAAAGAACACTTTACAATGGCCTGCTTTCTGGTGTTTCTTTAAGCGGCGACCGTTTTTTTTATCCTAATCCGCTGGCATCCATGTCGCAGCACGAGCGTAGTGCATGGATCAGCTGCGCCTGCTGTATCAGCAATATGACCCGCTTTTTACCATCGCTGCCGGGTTATGTGTATGCAAAAAACAAAAACAACCTGTATATCAATCTATTTATGGGTAATTCCAGCAGTATCAAACTGACATCGGGCAATGTAAATATTATACAAACTACAGACTATCCCTGGAAAGGTAAAGTTGATATCACGGTTAACCCGGAGAAAGCCTTTGAGTTTACTTTAAGGGTACGCATACCGGGCTGGGCCAAACAGCAACCGGTACCGGGTAACCTGTATACTTTTATGGATAAAAAAGTATTGCCGGTGATGCTATCCATCAACGGTAAACCGCAATCATTTGTTACCGAAAAAGGCTATGCCGTGTTAAAACGAACCTGGAAAAAAGGCGATCAGGTTTCTCTTTTATTGCCAATGAAAACAGAAAAGGTATTGGCCAACCCCTTGATTAAGGATGACAGGAATCGTTTTGCCTTTGAACGCGGGCCGGTTGTGTACTGTTTGGAAGGGCCGGATAATAAAGACAGCCTGGTACAAAACATTATGGTTGATACAAACGCCATCGCCAATGCAAATTACCATGCCGATCTGCTCAATGGTGTTGATGTGATAAGTGCGGCGGGCAAAAGCACCAAACGCCAAACAAACAGCGATCAACTGCTTGAAACCAACCAGCAGGTAAAAGCTATACCCTACTACGCCTGGGCAAACCGCGGACCAAGCGAAATGACCGTATGGATTCCTTACGAAGCTTCGGCAGCACGTCCCAAACCTGCGCCCACCATAGCAAGTACCAGTAAGGTAACATCATCATTAAAAAACACAAAAATGTATGCGGCTATTCAGGATCAATATGAACCAGCCGACTCCAAGGATGCCAGTTATCCCTACCTGCATTGGTGGCCTGCCAAAAACACCAGCGAATATGTTCAATATAATTTTGACACCGCGCACACGGTGAGCGAATCAAAAGTTTACTGGTTTGATGATGGCCCCTGGGGTGGTTGCCGTATACCGGCATCGTACAAAATACTTTACCTGAAAGATGGTCAATGGGTACCTGTAAAAAACACCATTCCGTACACTATCAGCAAAGACGCCTTTAACACGATAACATTTGAACCGGTCAACACTATTGCTTTAAGAATGGAAATCCAATTACCCGTAGACAATTCGTCCGGGATACATGAATGGGTAGTTAAGTGA
- a CDS encoding dihydrodipicolinate synthase family protein — translation MIAFDWKGVFPAVTTKFTDNDELDFKAFDINLNAQLEAGVDGFILGGSLGEASVLSDQEKYDLLAHTVDFVDGKVPVILNIAEQTTKAAVICAQKALDNGADGLMLLPPMRYNSEERETITYISTIAKSTPLPIMIYNNPVDYKVEITLDMFEQLAAYQNIQAVKESTRNVSNVTRMINRFGDRFKILTGVDPLAMESLVMGADGWVAGLVDAFPRETVAIYRLVKAKRYDEALAIYRWFLPVLELDIHPKLVQYIKLAEVATGIGTENVRAPRLPLVGAEREKVQKIISDALAVRPVLPVGSWGKLSEVAL, via the coding sequence ATGATAGCATTTGATTGGAAAGGTGTATTTCCTGCTGTAACTACCAAGTTTACTGATAACGACGAACTGGATTTTAAAGCTTTTGATATCAACTTAAACGCTCAACTGGAAGCCGGTGTTGATGGTTTTATACTAGGCGGATCTTTAGGTGAAGCAAGTGTACTAAGCGATCAGGAAAAATATGACCTGCTTGCCCACACCGTGGATTTTGTGGATGGTAAAGTACCTGTGATACTCAATATCGCGGAGCAAACAACCAAAGCGGCCGTTATCTGCGCACAAAAAGCGTTGGACAATGGCGCTGATGGCTTAATGCTATTGCCGCCAATGCGTTACAACAGTGAAGAACGTGAAACCATAACTTATATCAGTACCATTGCCAAAAGCACGCCGCTACCGATCATGATATACAATAATCCTGTTGATTACAAGGTAGAAATCACGCTGGATATGTTTGAGCAGCTTGCCGCCTACCAAAACATACAGGCAGTAAAGGAATCAACCCGTAACGTGTCAAACGTAACCCGTATGATCAATCGCTTTGGTGACAGGTTTAAAATATTAACAGGTGTTGATCCTTTGGCAATGGAAAGCCTGGTTATGGGCGCAGATGGTTGGGTAGCCGGATTGGTTGATGCTTTCCCCAGGGAAACGGTGGCCATTTATCGTTTGGTTAAGGCTAAAAGATATGATGAGGCATTGGCTATTTACCGCTGGTTTTTACCGGTGCTGGAATTGGATATTCACCCTAAGCTGGTACAATACATTAAACTGGCAGAAGTAGCTACGGGCATAGGTACCGAAAATGTGCGTGCCCCGCGTTTACCTTTAGTAGGTGCTGAGCGCGAAAAAGTTCAAAAGATCATCAGCGACGCGCTTGCTGTCCGTCCGGTATTGCCAGTAGGCAGCTGGGGCAAACTAAGCGAGGTTGCGTTATAA
- a CDS encoding 4-hydroxyproline epimerase: MASKTFFCIDAHTCGNPVRLVAGGGPTLKGNNMSQKRQHFLKEYDWIRTGLMFEPRGHDMMSGSILYPPHDPENDVAVLFIETSGCLPMCGHGTIGTITIAVEEGLIQPKVPGIIRMEAPAGLVLIEYKQEGKKVTSVKLKNVAAYLAATDLQVECPDLGMLTIDVSYGGNYYAIVDPQPNFSGIEHYTAGQLVAWSQVLRKRINEKYEFIHPQDPTINTCTHILWAGATLSDDATARNAVFYGDKAIDRSPCGTGTSARMAQWYAKGKLQVGESFIHESIIGSKFTGRVEEVVKINDIDAIIPSVEGWAKVYGYNTIKIDDDDPYAHGFQVI, encoded by the coding sequence ATGGCCAGTAAAACTTTTTTCTGTATAGATGCACATACCTGCGGCAACCCGGTGAGGTTAGTAGCTGGAGGTGGCCCGACCCTGAAAGGCAACAATATGAGCCAAAAACGCCAACATTTTTTGAAGGAGTATGACTGGATCAGGACGGGCTTAATGTTTGAGCCCCGGGGGCATGATATGATGTCGGGAAGCATTCTTTATCCACCTCATGATCCTGAAAACGATGTGGCGGTTTTGTTTATTGAAACCAGCGGATGTTTACCTATGTGCGGTCATGGCACTATCGGAACTATTACTATAGCTGTAGAAGAGGGCTTGATACAACCTAAAGTGCCTGGTATTATACGTATGGAAGCACCTGCGGGCCTGGTTTTAATTGAATATAAACAGGAGGGCAAAAAGGTTACCTCGGTAAAGCTCAAAAACGTAGCTGCATATCTTGCAGCAACAGATCTGCAGGTAGAGTGCCCGGACCTGGGTATGCTCACTATCGATGTATCCTACGGCGGAAATTACTATGCTATAGTTGATCCGCAGCCTAATTTCAGTGGCATCGAACATTATACCGCCGGGCAATTAGTGGCCTGGAGTCAGGTGCTACGCAAGCGCATTAATGAAAAATATGAATTCATTCATCCGCAGGATCCCACTATAAATACCTGTACCCATATCCTTTGGGCCGGGGCTACCTTATCTGATGATGCCACAGCCAGAAATGCCGTATTTTATGGCGATAAAGCTATAGATAGATCACCCTGCGGTACGGGCACATCTGCCCGTATGGCGCAATGGTACGCCAAAGGAAAGCTACAGGTTGGTGAGTCATTTATACATGAAAGTATCATAGGTAGTAAATTTACGGGCAGGGTAGAAGAGGTCGTTAAGATCAATGATATAGATGCCATTATCCCAAGTGTGGAAGGTTGGGCCAAAGTTTACGGCTACAATACCATCAAGATAGACGATGACGATCCCTACGCACACGGATTCCAGGTGATATAA
- a CDS encoding NAD(P)/FAD-dependent oxidoreductase gives MAKVLIIGGGIVGLSSAYYLHKAGHQVTVIDKGDMTDSCSYGNAGMIVPSHFIPLATPGMVSQGIRWMFSSKSPFYVKPSLNPELISWGLQFLKKANAEHVEKSAIPLTELSLLSKKLYQELSKEPGFEFDLVEKGILMFYKTEKAGEEEAHMAEKGRQLGLDMKVLSPADCLKLQPKLNLDVLGAVHYGCDAHLSPNKLMAALLKYLRAAGVNLITNKEVTKIETSNGKISRVWSFGEEFTADEYVVAGGSWSPSIGKLLGLKILLMPGKGYSFNVQDNAGMMQIPALLAEARVAITPMNGGLRYGGTMELDRINNRVNMNRVKGIVESVPKYFPGIKPAIPQQKDIWFGFRPSSADGLPYIGRSNKYSNLIIATGHGMMGLSLGAATGLLVTEVISGKSTSINITEFAPDR, from the coding sequence ATGGCTAAAGTGCTGATTATTGGCGGTGGGATCGTTGGCTTAAGTTCCGCTTATTATTTACATAAAGCCGGGCATCAGGTTACCGTGATTGATAAAGGGGATATGACTGACAGTTGTTCCTACGGAAATGCCGGAATGATTGTACCGAGTCATTTTATACCTCTGGCAACGCCGGGTATGGTGAGCCAGGGTATCCGCTGGATGTTTAGCAGTAAAAGCCCGTTTTATGTGAAACCATCATTAAATCCGGAGCTAATATCATGGGGGCTTCAGTTTTTAAAAAAAGCGAATGCCGAGCATGTAGAAAAGTCGGCTATACCTTTAACAGAGCTTTCATTACTTAGTAAGAAGCTTTATCAAGAGCTGAGTAAGGAGCCCGGTTTTGAATTTGACCTGGTTGAAAAGGGTATCCTGATGTTTTATAAAACCGAAAAAGCAGGTGAAGAAGAAGCCCACATGGCTGAAAAGGGTAGGCAGCTTGGTCTGGATATGAAAGTACTTAGTCCCGCCGATTGCTTGAAGCTTCAACCCAAACTTAACCTGGATGTATTAGGAGCAGTGCATTATGGTTGCGATGCCCACCTTTCGCCCAATAAGCTCATGGCTGCTTTATTAAAATATCTACGGGCTGCGGGTGTTAATTTAATTACTAATAAAGAAGTCACAAAAATAGAAACCTCAAATGGGAAAATAAGTCGTGTATGGTCATTCGGGGAAGAATTTACGGCCGATGAATATGTGGTAGCAGGTGGCTCATGGTCGCCTTCAATAGGGAAATTGTTAGGGTTGAAAATTTTGCTGATGCCGGGTAAGGGTTACTCTTTTAATGTTCAGGATAATGCCGGAATGATGCAAATTCCAGCATTGCTGGCCGAAGCCAGGGTGGCTATTACGCCCATGAACGGTGGCTTACGTTACGGCGGGACGATGGAGCTTGACCGAATCAATAACCGGGTAAATATGAACAGGGTAAAAGGTATAGTAGAATCTGTACCGAAATACTTTCCCGGGATTAAACCAGCTATTCCGCAGCAAAAAGATATATGGTTTGGTTTCAGGCCATCATCTGCCGATGGATTGCCTTATATAGGTAGAAGTAATAAATACTCCAACCTTATTATAGCCACCGGGCATGGCATGATGGGTTTAAGTTTAGGTGCTGCAACAGGTTTATTGGTAACCGAAGTTATTTCGGGCAAATCAACATCAATCAATATCACTGAGTTTGCTCCTGACAGATAG
- a CDS encoding AraC family transcriptional regulator → MKVLQFTIPLPHDKSVIVEKVCLPHHYPYLHRHKEIQITWIRQGEGTLIAGNNMHDYSAGDVFFLGSNLPHLFKSNPEYFANNTNKQVEALTIFFDPEGTLASFFDLPEMTQGRIFMQQHQQGFKIPDGSADEISQIMTTLKAASGSDQLVQFLYLLKGLTNLKEKLDPLSTYGNLPGITENEGIRIGKIYNFIMRHYSDPITLEDVAKVAYMTPESFCRYFKKHTGHTFISFLNEIRINEACKRLIAHKFESINSIAYKCGFNSITNFNRVFKFVIGSSPRGYLDTYNNNLVNLNRVAS, encoded by the coding sequence ATGAAAGTTTTACAATTTACCATCCCGTTGCCGCATGATAAAAGTGTGATAGTGGAAAAAGTTTGTTTACCTCATCATTATCCATATTTGCACCGGCATAAAGAAATCCAGATCACCTGGATACGGCAAGGTGAGGGAACTTTAATAGCCGGAAACAATATGCATGATTATTCGGCTGGAGATGTGTTTTTTTTGGGATCAAATTTACCGCATCTATTTAAAAGCAATCCTGAGTATTTTGCAAATAATACCAATAAACAAGTAGAAGCTTTAACCATATTTTTTGATCCGGAAGGTACCCTGGCCTCTTTTTTTGATCTGCCGGAGATGACTCAGGGCAGGATATTTATGCAGCAGCACCAGCAAGGATTTAAAATTCCAGATGGCAGTGCTGATGAGATATCACAAATAATGACTACTTTAAAAGCTGCTTCAGGGTCTGATCAGTTGGTACAATTTTTATACTTGCTTAAGGGATTAACCAACTTAAAAGAAAAACTAGATCCGTTATCAACTTACGGTAATCTCCCCGGTATTACCGAAAATGAGGGTATACGTATTGGGAAAATTTACAATTTTATTATGCGGCATTACAGCGATCCCATTACGCTGGAAGATGTAGCCAAAGTAGCTTATATGACGCCTGAATCATTTTGCCGCTATTTTAAAAAACACACAGGTCATACTTTTATTTCATTTTTGAATGAGATCAGAATCAACGAAGCTTGTAAAAGATTGATTGCTCATAAATTTGAAAGTATCAACTCTATCGCTTATAAATGCGGATTTAACAGTATTACCAATTTTAACCGGGTATTTAAATTTGTTATTGGCAGCTCCCCGCGAGGCTATCTGGATACTTACAATAATAATTTAGTAAACCTGAACAGGGTTGCCAGTTAA
- a CDS encoding helix-turn-helix domain-containing protein, with amino-acid sequence MPINYLKKIQLGEFNADGYKISPSTELESVIEGFYVFARDPKDNTHLIFNDGFPVLVFLPGREDTVEVTGQNGTFEIKAAWASAGSIKNVYVKYHYNTDQIFIVRFYPGAFYQLFGLDALYFRYNPVASFEYIASNNNFSIKNFFQFKSIEEKVAFVSTYVQYSFTKMGAPETLHKTLNYIHKINGKSTVKNVTHDAGVNYKWLERSFVQHIGLLPKEYIQLQRFMHAYLELVASKDVNLMQIAISNGYYDSNHFLKDFKGYTGKTPLEYLKFQTQASLCQ; translated from the coding sequence ATGCCGATAAATTATCTGAAAAAGATACAATTAGGGGAATTTAATGCTGATGGTTATAAAATTAGTCCATCAACAGAGCTTGAATCTGTTATTGAGGGATTTTATGTTTTCGCCAGAGATCCAAAGGATAATACACATCTTATTTTTAATGATGGGTTTCCAGTACTTGTATTTTTACCAGGTCGTGAAGACACAGTAGAAGTAACAGGGCAAAATGGGACATTTGAAATTAAAGCGGCTTGGGCAAGTGCCGGCTCTATTAAGAATGTTTATGTTAAATACCATTATAATACCGATCAGATTTTTATAGTTCGTTTCTATCCAGGTGCTTTTTACCAGTTGTTTGGTTTAGATGCTCTATATTTTAGATATAATCCAGTTGCCTCATTTGAATATATCGCCAGTAACAATAACTTCAGCATAAAGAATTTTTTCCAATTCAAATCTATTGAAGAAAAGGTAGCATTTGTAAGTACATATGTTCAGTATTCTTTTACGAAGATGGGCGCCCCTGAAACCTTACATAAAACATTGAATTATATTCACAAAATAAACGGAAAAAGCACCGTAAAGAATGTAACCCATGATGCCGGCGTGAACTATAAATGGCTGGAAAGGAGTTTTGTGCAGCATATTGGACTTCTACCAAAAGAGTACATTCAACTCCAACGTTTTATGCATGCGTACCTCGAACTGGTTGCTAGCAAGGATGTCAATTTGATGCAAATTGCCATATCAAACGGGTATTACGATTCAAACCATTTTCTAAAAGATTTTAAAGGCTATACCGGAAAAACGCCACTGGAATACCTAAAATTTCAAACACAGGCTAGTCTCTGTCAATAA
- the map gene encoding type I methionyl aminopeptidase, with amino-acid sequence MSNIYYEHNLMTSNFAFMVVKTEEELQGIKNVSEAVALTLQKMKAYTQIGMSTKNIDEYGRQLLEVLGAKSAPFKTYGFPGYSCISVNKEFAHGIPSDKVILKNGDIINIDVSAELNGFWSDNGCSFIVGEDIQGVQHLIDTSKEILLDAISQISGGIRISDIGKLIETKAKKAGYTVIRDLGGHGVGLSLHEEPSGIMNYYDRFDKIRRFRKDSVVAIETFISTRSAFIETASDGWAFVGNKGGFVAQHEHTILVTAGKPIILTAANGI; translated from the coding sequence ATGTCTAATATTTACTATGAGCACAATTTAATGACATCTAACTTTGCGTTTATGGTTGTAAAAACGGAAGAAGAGCTGCAAGGTATAAAGAATGTGAGTGAAGCTGTTGCACTTACCTTACAAAAAATGAAGGCGTATACGCAGATAGGTATGTCTACAAAAAACATAGATGAATACGGAAGACAACTATTGGAGGTTCTTGGTGCGAAATCTGCTCCATTCAAAACATATGGTTTTCCTGGTTATAGCTGCATCAGCGTTAACAAAGAGTTTGCTCATGGTATCCCTTCTGACAAGGTCATTCTGAAAAATGGAGATATTATTAATATCGATGTATCCGCAGAATTAAATGGCTTTTGGTCTGACAACGGATGCTCATTTATTGTAGGAGAAGATATACAGGGTGTACAACATTTAATAGATACCTCCAAAGAAATATTATTGGATGCGATTTCTCAAATAAGTGGAGGAATAAGGATTTCTGATATTGGAAAACTGATAGAAACTAAGGCCAAAAAGGCAGGATATACCGTTATCCGAGATTTAGGTGGTCATGGAGTTGGATTAAGTTTACACGAAGAGCCTAGTGGGATAATGAATTATTACGATCGTTTTGATAAAATCAGGCGATTTAGAAAGGATTCTGTTGTTGCTATTGAAACATTTATTTCCACCAGGTCTGCATTTATTGAGACAGCCTCAGATGGTTGGGCTTTTGTAGGTAATAAAGGTGGATTTGTAGCTCAGCATGAACATACTATATTGGTAACAGCTGGCAAACCAATAATTTTAACAGCAGCAAATGGAATATAG
- a CDS encoding nuclear transport factor 2 family protein — MNLNNKTILEKANAAITEGDHEGFLSFCTEDTEWIFVGDKTLKGKEAVRQYMAIAYMEAPKFIVENLIAEGEFVTALGKISMKNEEGKMVDYLYCDVWRFHNGKMAELKAFVIENVLK, encoded by the coding sequence ATGAATTTGAATAATAAAACAATACTGGAAAAGGCAAACGCCGCTATTACAGAAGGCGATCATGAAGGTTTTCTGTCTTTTTGTACCGAGGATACGGAGTGGATATTTGTAGGTGACAAGACCTTAAAAGGGAAAGAGGCGGTTCGACAGTATATGGCAATCGCATACATGGAGGCACCAAAGTTCATAGTTGAAAACTTAATTGCCGAAGGGGAGTTTGTTACAGCACTCGGCAAAATCAGTATGAAGAATGAAGAGGGGAAAATGGTCGATTATTTATACTGTGATGTCTGGCGATTTCACAATGGAAAAATGGCCGAATTAAAGGCTTTCGTTATCGAGAATGTGTTGAAGTGA